Below is a genomic region from Odocoileus virginianus isolate 20LAN1187 ecotype Illinois chromosome 30, Ovbor_1.2, whole genome shotgun sequence.
GTCCGACAGTAAGGGtcagggtcaggggtcagggcaGGCCAGCACCTGTCACTCCCACTTCATGCCCATCACACTGCTTCCCAAAGCCACGCTGCCACCACCCTCATCGCCTCCATGCCTCTTTCAACCTGGCAATTAAGTGCTCCTCTCTCACAGGGACTCTGGAATTCTTTGTTTCAATTCAAaggagcacctactgtgtgccaagcacccTTTTATTCTTCCCCAGATTCCATCTCAGTGTCTGTTTCCCAGGGTCTGGTAGTTGGTCCTAACAAGGGGAAGGAACCAAGGCAGGGAACCCAGGCGTGCTGAGCCTCCTCTGAGCCAGGCCTTAGGGCGTGTAATCTCCATGAGTCTTCATAGCCATTCTTCAAGACAGGATTTATCATCCCATTtgtcaggcaagaaaactgaggctgagagaagtgAGGTAACTTGCTCAAGGAATATGACTCCAGGTCTTTCATTCATTAACTcaaaaaatattcactgagtgCTTAAGGTACCAGGCTCTTGTTGGGCAGAGGAACAGTGAAAGACAAACAGGCTATGTCCTTGTCCTGATGTGTTTATCACAGTCTGGTCAGGAAAAATGGACATTAACCAAGTAAACGCAGAGACAAGGTTATTCTAAAGGAATAATAGGGTGATGTGATAGGGAACAGGGAATCACAGGCACCAACTTTTGTTAGGTAGTCACGGAAGGTCTCTCTGTGACATTTAAGTTAAAGCCCTGATTAATGATAACACAGTAATTAATCATTAGTTAACATTTATGAAGCACTGAGTATCAGGGACTGTGCTAGGTAGTTTAggtggattatctcatttaatccttgcagcTATGAGGTCGGTGCTATTAttgtgtccattttacagatgggaaggaTCCCCTGTTTGAAGGGCTGAGCTGCTGCTAAAACCATGACCGTGTTTGTGTCCCCTGTtcaccctcctgccccccaagTGTCAGTCTCTGGACAGTCTTCAGAGGGGCCTAGCCTGGAAGATGGGGAGGTCATCAtcccagagggagggagaaatgatCCAGTCTCTCTTTTCAGAGCATAAGCGTGAGATCTACGACCTCTATGGCCGGGAAGGGCTGACTGGGGCAGGTAGGTGGAGCGGGGACACCCCGGGACAGAAGTGGGTCAGAGAGGAGCAGGGAGGCCAGTCTCCTGCAGTGGGTTCTTGCTCTCACTCTAGGCTCCTGCAGTCTCCAAGCCTCGGGTGGGGTCTCCTCACTCAGGGCAGGGTGCCTGCCTTAAGCCCTCTCCCCATCCTGCCTTTCTTCCAGGAACTGGCCCGTCTCGTGCAGAAGCTGGTAGTGGCGGGCCTGGCTTCACCTTCACCTTCCGCAGCCCAGAGGAGGTCTTCCGGGAGTTCTTTGGGAGCGGAGACCCTTTTGCAGAGCTCTTTGGTGAGTGGCCTTGGTGGGCGTCTGACGAGCTGGACTTCTCCCTCCAGGCCCACCCTCCATCAGCCAGGAACCCTTAGGCAGGAGGCTGAGAGGGAaacagaattccacagacagaagactTTGTGGGGGTGGATCCAAGTGAGCGCTGGGACAAAACCTCACACAGGCCAGAACCCGCGTGACCCTATAGTGACACTTCAGAGACTCGCCTTACGTAAATGATAACAACAGTAATTCATTGTGAAACCTCCACAGTGACAGTCATGCAAGCAAGACTCAGAACATCATGGGACAGTGATAATGCCATTACAGACAACAACAGACGCCACCTATTTGAATGGTGAAATGACCCCTGGGAGATAGATAACTTTATCCCCACTTagagatgagagaactgaggcacATTCAAGTAACTTGCTTAGAGTCACACAGCAGATGGCAGAGCGGAGACTTGTGTCTGCCTGACATCACACCAGGCTTATGCCTAAAACTGAAGATGTTCCTTCGCTCCCCACCTCCCCGGCCCCTTCCTTTATTTACAGTGGCCACAATTGACCAGGGAACTTTTTCATATATAATACTAAAGAGGAATTTGATTTATAAATCAGTCCAAGCTGAAATGTACCCAGTTGCTTAGCAGCTTGTATTTCAAGACTTAAGATTAAGCAGGGTTCAGGGTCtcctttggtggtccagtggctaagactccatggtcCCAATGCACgggactggggttcaatccctggtcagggaactagatcccacatgccgtaactTACACCCAGTGCAGGcagacaaataaaatattaaaaaaaaaaaaaaaaagagcagggtTCACACattctggggggcagggggggatcTTTTCACCAGATGATGGGTCATCTGCTTACTCATTGCAGATGACCTGGGCCCCTTCTCAGAGCTTCAGAACCGGGGTTCCCGACACTCGGGCCCTTTCttcaccttctcttcctccttccctgggcACTCTGGTAAGTGCCATTCTTTCCCATGCCTGCAAGCGTTTGGAGTCCTGGAGCCCCTCACCTCAGCTCGTTGTTCTCCCACGCCTTCTCTCTCATGTCTCCAGAGCCCTGCCTCACAGAGGTTCCCGGCCCTTTGTGAGCACAGCCTGCCTGCCGGGTGCAGCCTCTGTCTAAtgccccctcctctcccaccccccttGTCCCGATGCCAGATTTCTCCTCCTCGTCTTTCTCCTTCAGTCCTGGAGCTGGTGCTTTTCGTTCCATCTCTACATCCACCACCTTTGTCCAAGGACGCCGCATCACCACACGCAGGTGAGGGCTTCTTTTGGGACCATGCCGGGGCTGGGGGGTGAAGCGGTGGTGGGGGGGCTGCAGACAACTCGAGAggcagctccctgagggcagagcccAGTCCGTCCTGTCCAATGCAGCGAGGAGCCCGGACAGACTGCCACAGGATTCAGGCCTGCCCACCCAGTAAACTGTGCTGTCTCCCACAGGATCATGGAGAACGGGCAGGAGCGGGTAGAAGTGGAGGAGGATGGACAGCTGAAGTCCGTCACAATCAATGGTGAGGAACGGCCCAGCCACTGATCCCTGGCAGGAagccccaggccccagagccccCTCCCCAGTCTACTCCTCTCTGAACTCCCCTGGGCCAGGGAGGCCAGACTGGCAGGATTGGAGATGGTGAtccaggggaaggggagggggccgGGACACAGAATGGTGGGCTCTCAGAGGACCCGCTAGTCACCATTGTCATGAGTTGGGATGCCTGGAGTTTGCAGGGCACGCGACTATTTTTAAAGCCCTtgcacacacactactatatccCCAATATTCTTACAAGAACCACGGAAAAGCAGGGCAGTTTGCACTTGCCCTACTTTTCATTTGCAGAAACGGAGCCTCAGTATAGCTAAATGGTCCTAACTCCCAAGTAGCCCCAGGCCCGAGGCTTTGACCTACTTAGTGAAGGGTGAAGCCAGGACTGAAACTACAGGATGCAGGGTTCCTGGGGCTGACCTCTTCCCACAATGCCACGTGGTACAGGATGGTCACCCTTTGGTGCCCGCTGACTCTGGGAGCTCTGTGTGCTAATAAGGGCACTTGGCAAGCTGTCTTATTTAATCACTGGAACCATTTGACAGTGTGGGTACTCTAtgtcattcccattttatggatgaggaaagggAGGCTTAGGGAGGttgagtaatttgcccaaagAGACAGCTTGTATCTGCTGAAGCTGAATAACTGGCCATGCTCATAATCATGCTAGGTTTCAAAATGCATGCACCCCCACTTCCAAAGGAGGGGCTGAGAGTGGCCAGAGTGCACGAGTCTCCCTGGCAGGCTTCCCGCGGCCTGGATCAAAGGGCCTCATGGTGGCCGTGACCCCTGCAGGTATCCCAGACGACCTGGCCCTGGGCTTGGAGCTGAGCCGCCGTGAGCAGCAGCAGTCTGTCACCTCCAGGTCAGGGGCCACGCAGGTCCGGCAGACCCCTGTGTCACGACCCCCCGACGGCAGCCTCTCTGAGGAGGACGAGGACCTGCAGCTTGCCATGGCTTACAGCCTGTCAGAGATGGAGGCAGCTGGGAAGAAACCGGCAGGTGGGCGGGGGGCACAGCGACGACGGCAGGGGCAGCCCAAGGCCCAGAACCACGATCCAGGCGTGCGGGAGCCCCATGAGGGTGCAAGGGGTGACACAGCCAAAC
It encodes:
- the DNAJB2 gene encoding dnaJ homolog subfamily B member 2 isoform X3 — encoded protein: MQCRHAQALRPGGTSGPRTLHGHMYRKKALQWHPDKNPDNKEFAEKKFKEVAEAYEVLSDSKEHKREIYDLYGREGLTGAGTGPSRAEAGSGGPGFTFTFRSPEEVFREFFGSGDPFAELFDFSSSSFSFSPGAGAFRSISTSTTFVQGRRITTRRIMENGQERVEVEEDGQLKSVTINGIPDDLALGLELSRREQQQSVTSRSGATQVRQTPVSRPPDGSLSEEDEDLQLAMAYSLSEMEAAGKKPAGGRGAQRRRQGQPKAQNHDPGVREPHEGARGDTAKPSPSPEEKAARCLIL
- the DNAJB2 gene encoding dnaJ homolog subfamily B member 2 isoform X4, whose product is MQCRHAQALRPGGTSGPRTLHGHMYRKKALQWHPDKNPDNKEFAEKKFKEVAEAYEVLSDSKEHKREIYDLYGREGLTGAGTGPSRAEAGSGGPGFTFTFRSPEEVFREFFGSGDPFAELFDDLGPFSELQNRGSRHSGPFFTFSSSFPGHSDFSSSSFSFSPGAGAFRSISTSTTFVQGRRITTRRIMENGQERVEVEEDGQLKSVTINGIPDDLALGLELSRREQQQSVTSRSGATQVRQTPVSRPPDGSLSEEDEDLQLAMAYSLSEMEAAGKKPADVF
- the DNAJB2 gene encoding dnaJ homolog subfamily B member 2 isoform X2; translation: MASYYEILDVPRSASADDIKKAYRKKALQWHPDKNPDNKEFAEKKFKEVAEAYEVLSDKHKREIYDLYGREGLTGAGTGPSRAEAGSGGPGFTFTFRSPEEVFREFFGSGDPFAELFDDLGPFSELQNRGSRHSGPFFTFSSSFPGHSDFSSSSFSFSPGAGAFRSISTSTTFVQGRRITTRRIMENGQERVEVEEDGQLKSVTINGIPDDLALGLELSRREQQQSVTSRSGATQVRQTPVSRPPDGSLSEEDEDLQLAMAYSLSEMEAAGKKPAGGRGAQRRRQGQPKAQNHDPGVREPHEGARGDTAKPSPSPEEKAARCLIL
- the DNAJB2 gene encoding dnaJ homolog subfamily B member 2 isoform X1, producing MQCRHAQALRPGGTSGPRTLHGHMYRKKALQWHPDKNPDNKEFAEKKFKEVAEAYEVLSDSKEHKREIYDLYGREGLTGAGTGPSRAEAGSGGPGFTFTFRSPEEVFREFFGSGDPFAELFDDLGPFSELQNRGSRHSGPFFTFSSSFPGHSDFSSSSFSFSPGAGAFRSISTSTTFVQGRRITTRRIMENGQERVEVEEDGQLKSVTINGIPDDLALGLELSRREQQQSVTSRSGATQVRQTPVSRPPDGSLSEEDEDLQLAMAYSLSEMEAAGKKPAGGRGAQRRRQGQPKAQNHDPGVREPHEGARGDTAKPSPSPEEKAARCLIL